From the genome of Symphalangus syndactylus isolate Jambi chromosome 7, NHGRI_mSymSyn1-v2.1_pri, whole genome shotgun sequence, one region includes:
- the PDP1 gene encoding pyruvate dehyrogenase phosphatase catalytic subunit 1 isoform X4, with product MCVCPGPRRIGIPVRSSSLPLFSDAMPAPTQLFFPLIRNCELSRIYGTACYCHHKHLCCSSSYIPQSRLRYTPHPAYATFCRPKENWWQYTQGRRYASTPQKFYLTPPQVNSILKANEYSFKVPEFDGKNVSSILGFDSNQLPANAPIEDRRSAATCLQTRGMLLGVFDGHAGCACSQAVSERLFYYIAVSLLPHETLLEIENAVESGRALLPILQWHKHPNDYFSKEASKLYFNSLRTYWQELIDLNTGESTDIDVKEALINAFKRLDNDISLEAQVGDPNSFLNYLVLRVAFSGATACVAHVDGVDLHVANTGDSRAMLGVQEEDGSWSAVTLSNDHNAQNERELERLKLEHPKSEAKSVVKQDRLLGLLMPFRAFGDVKFKWSIDLQKRVIESGPDQLNDNEYTKFIPPNYHTPPYLTAEPEVTYHRLRPQDKFLVLATDGLWETMHRQDVVRIVGEYLTGMHHQQPIAVGGYKVTLGQMHGLLTERRTKMSSVFEDQNAATHLIRHAVGNNEFGTVDHERLSKMLSLPEELARMYRDDITIIVVQFNSHVVGAYQNQE from the coding sequence GAATCCCAGTCAGAAGTTCCAGCCTGCCACTGTTCTCTGATGCCATGCCAGCACCAACTCAACTGTTTTTTCCTCTCATCCGTAACTGTGAACTGAGCAGGATCTATGGCACTGCATGTTACTGCCACCACAAACATCTCTGTTGTTCCTCATCATACATACCTCAGAGTCGACTGAGATACACACCTCATCCAGCATATGCTACCTTTTGCAGGCCAAAGGAGAACTGGTGGCAGTACACCCAAGGAAGGAGATATGCTTCCACACCACAGAAATTTTACCTCACACCTCCACAAGTCAATAGCATCCTTAAAGCTAATGAATACAGTTTCAAAGTGCCAGAATTTGATGGCAAAAATGTCAGTTCTATCCTTGGATTTGACAGCAATCAGCTGCCTGCAAATGCACCCATTGAGGACCGGAGAAGTGCAGCAACCTGCTTGCAGACCAGAGGGATGCTTTTGGGGGTTTTTGATGGCCATGCAGGTTGTGCTTGTTCCCAGGCAGTCAGTGAAAGACTCTTTTATTATATTGCTGTCTCTTTGTTACCCCATGAGACTTTGCTAGAGATTGAAAATGCAGTGGAGAGTGGCCGGGCACTGCTACCCATTCTCCAGTGGCACAAGCACCCCAATGATTACTTTAGTAAGGAGGCATCCAAATTGTACTTTAACAGCTTGAGGACTTACTGGCAAGAGCTTATAGACCTCAACACTGGTGAGTCAACTGATATTGATGTTAAGGAGGCTCTAATTAATGCCTTCAAGAGGCTTGATAATGACATCTCCTTGGAGGCACAAGTTGGTGATCCTAATTCCTTTCTCAACTACCTGGTGCTTCGAGTAGCATTTTCTGGAGCCACTGCTTGTGTGGCCCATGTGGATGGTGTTGACCTTCATGTGGCCAATACTGGCGATAGCAGAGCCATGCTGGGTGTGCAGGAAGAGGACGGCTCATGGTCAGCAGTCACGCTGTCTAATGACCACAATGCTCAAAATGAAAGAGAACTAGAACGGCTGAAATTGGAACATCCAAAGAGTGAGGCCAAGAGTGTCGTGAAACAGGATCGGCTGCTTGGCTTGCTGATGCCATTTAGGGCATTTGGAGATGTAAAGTTCAAATGGAGCATTGACCTTCAAAAGAGAGTGATAGAATCTGGCCCAGACCAGTTGAATGACAATGAATATACCAAGTTTATTCCTCCTAATTATCACACACCTCCTTATCTCACTGCTGAGCCAGAGGTAACTTACCACCGATTAAGGCCACAGGATAAGTTTCTGGTGTTGGCTACTGATGGGTTGTGGGAGACTATGCATAGGCAGGATGTGGTTAGGATTGTGGGTGAGTACCTAACTGGCATGCATCACCAACAGCCAATAGCTGTTGGTGGCTACAAGGTGACTCTGGGACAGATGCATGGCCTTTTAACAGAAAGGAGAACCAAAATGTCCTCGGTATTTGAGGATCAGAACGCAGCAACCCATCTCATTCGCCACGCTGTGGGCAACAACGAGTTTGGGACTGTTGATCATGAGCGCCTCTCTAAAATGCTTAGTCTTCCTGAAGAGCTTGCTCGAATGTACAGAGATGACATTACAATCATTGTAGTTCAGTTCAATTCTCATGTCGTAGGGGCATATCAAAACCAAGAATAG
- the PDP1 gene encoding pyruvate dehyrogenase phosphatase catalytic subunit 1 isoform X2: MEGLALGARPCSRLGPAALGLALPPPAGRMCVCPGPRRIGIPVRSSSLPLFSDAMPAPTQLFFPLIRNCELSRIYGTACYCHHKHLCCSSSYIPQSRLRYTPHPAYATFCRPKENWWQYTQGRRYASTPQKFYLTPPQVNSILKANEYSFKVPEFDGKNVSSILGFDSNQLPANAPIEDRRSAATCLQTRGMLLGVFDGHAGCACSQAVSERLFYYIAVSLLPHETLLEIENAVESGRALLPILQWHKHPNDYFSKEASKLYFNSLRTYWQELIDLNTGESTDIDVKEALINAFKRLDNDISLEAQVGDPNSFLNYLVLRVAFSGATACVAHVDGVDLHVANTGDSRAMLGVQEEDGSWSAVTLSNDHNAQNERELERLKLEHPKSEAKSVVKQDRLLGLLMPFRAFGDVKFKWSIDLQKRVIESGPDQLNDNEYTKFIPPNYHTPPYLTAEPEVTYHRLRPQDKFLVLATDGLWETMHRQDVVRIVGEYLTGMHHQQPIAVGGYKVTLGQMHGLLTERRTKMSSVFEDQNAATHLIRHAVGNNEFGTVDHERLSKMLSLPEELARMYRDDITIIVVQFNSHVVGAYQNQE; the protein is encoded by the coding sequence GAATCCCAGTCAGAAGTTCCAGCCTGCCACTGTTCTCTGATGCCATGCCAGCACCAACTCAACTGTTTTTTCCTCTCATCCGTAACTGTGAACTGAGCAGGATCTATGGCACTGCATGTTACTGCCACCACAAACATCTCTGTTGTTCCTCATCATACATACCTCAGAGTCGACTGAGATACACACCTCATCCAGCATATGCTACCTTTTGCAGGCCAAAGGAGAACTGGTGGCAGTACACCCAAGGAAGGAGATATGCTTCCACACCACAGAAATTTTACCTCACACCTCCACAAGTCAATAGCATCCTTAAAGCTAATGAATACAGTTTCAAAGTGCCAGAATTTGATGGCAAAAATGTCAGTTCTATCCTTGGATTTGACAGCAATCAGCTGCCTGCAAATGCACCCATTGAGGACCGGAGAAGTGCAGCAACCTGCTTGCAGACCAGAGGGATGCTTTTGGGGGTTTTTGATGGCCATGCAGGTTGTGCTTGTTCCCAGGCAGTCAGTGAAAGACTCTTTTATTATATTGCTGTCTCTTTGTTACCCCATGAGACTTTGCTAGAGATTGAAAATGCAGTGGAGAGTGGCCGGGCACTGCTACCCATTCTCCAGTGGCACAAGCACCCCAATGATTACTTTAGTAAGGAGGCATCCAAATTGTACTTTAACAGCTTGAGGACTTACTGGCAAGAGCTTATAGACCTCAACACTGGTGAGTCAACTGATATTGATGTTAAGGAGGCTCTAATTAATGCCTTCAAGAGGCTTGATAATGACATCTCCTTGGAGGCACAAGTTGGTGATCCTAATTCCTTTCTCAACTACCTGGTGCTTCGAGTAGCATTTTCTGGAGCCACTGCTTGTGTGGCCCATGTGGATGGTGTTGACCTTCATGTGGCCAATACTGGCGATAGCAGAGCCATGCTGGGTGTGCAGGAAGAGGACGGCTCATGGTCAGCAGTCACGCTGTCTAATGACCACAATGCTCAAAATGAAAGAGAACTAGAACGGCTGAAATTGGAACATCCAAAGAGTGAGGCCAAGAGTGTCGTGAAACAGGATCGGCTGCTTGGCTTGCTGATGCCATTTAGGGCATTTGGAGATGTAAAGTTCAAATGGAGCATTGACCTTCAAAAGAGAGTGATAGAATCTGGCCCAGACCAGTTGAATGACAATGAATATACCAAGTTTATTCCTCCTAATTATCACACACCTCCTTATCTCACTGCTGAGCCAGAGGTAACTTACCACCGATTAAGGCCACAGGATAAGTTTCTGGTGTTGGCTACTGATGGGTTGTGGGAGACTATGCATAGGCAGGATGTGGTTAGGATTGTGGGTGAGTACCTAACTGGCATGCATCACCAACAGCCAATAGCTGTTGGTGGCTACAAGGTGACTCTGGGACAGATGCATGGCCTTTTAACAGAAAGGAGAACCAAAATGTCCTCGGTATTTGAGGATCAGAACGCAGCAACCCATCTCATTCGCCACGCTGTGGGCAACAACGAGTTTGGGACTGTTGATCATGAGCGCCTCTCTAAAATGCTTAGTCTTCCTGAAGAGCTTGCTCGAATGTACAGAGATGACATTACAATCATTGTAGTTCAGTTCAATTCTCATGTCGTAGGGGCATATCAAAACCAAGAATAG
- the PDP1 gene encoding pyruvate dehyrogenase phosphatase catalytic subunit 1 isoform X3, whose product MPAPTQLFFPLIRNCELSRIYGTACYCHHKHLCCSSSYIPQSRLRYTPHPAYATFCRPKENWWQYTQGRRYASTPQKFYLTPPQVNSILKANEYSFKVPEFDGKNVSSILGFDSNQLPANAPIEDRRSAATCLQTRGMLLGVFDGHAGCACSQAVSERLFYYIAVSLLPHETLLEIENAVESGRALLPILQWHKHPNDYFSKEASKLYFNSLRTYWQELIDLNTGESTDIDVKEALINAFKRLDNDISLEAQVGDPNSFLNYLVLRVAFSGATACVAHVDGVDLHVANTGDSRAMLGVQEEDGSWSAVTLSNDHNAQNERELERLKLEHPKSEAKSVVKQDRLLGLLMPFRAFGDVKFKWSIDLQKRVIESGPDQLNDNEYTKFIPPNYHTPPYLTAEPEVTYHRLRPQDKFLVLATDGLWETMHRQDVVRIVGEYLTGMHHQQPIAVGGYKVTLGQMHGLLTERRTKMSSVFEDQNAATHLIRHAVGNNEFGTVDHERLSKMLSLPEELARMYRDDITIIVVQFNSHVVGAYQNQE is encoded by the coding sequence ATGCCAGCACCAACTCAACTGTTTTTTCCTCTCATCCGTAACTGTGAACTGAGCAGGATCTATGGCACTGCATGTTACTGCCACCACAAACATCTCTGTTGTTCCTCATCATACATACCTCAGAGTCGACTGAGATACACACCTCATCCAGCATATGCTACCTTTTGCAGGCCAAAGGAGAACTGGTGGCAGTACACCCAAGGAAGGAGATATGCTTCCACACCACAGAAATTTTACCTCACACCTCCACAAGTCAATAGCATCCTTAAAGCTAATGAATACAGTTTCAAAGTGCCAGAATTTGATGGCAAAAATGTCAGTTCTATCCTTGGATTTGACAGCAATCAGCTGCCTGCAAATGCACCCATTGAGGACCGGAGAAGTGCAGCAACCTGCTTGCAGACCAGAGGGATGCTTTTGGGGGTTTTTGATGGCCATGCAGGTTGTGCTTGTTCCCAGGCAGTCAGTGAAAGACTCTTTTATTATATTGCTGTCTCTTTGTTACCCCATGAGACTTTGCTAGAGATTGAAAATGCAGTGGAGAGTGGCCGGGCACTGCTACCCATTCTCCAGTGGCACAAGCACCCCAATGATTACTTTAGTAAGGAGGCATCCAAATTGTACTTTAACAGCTTGAGGACTTACTGGCAAGAGCTTATAGACCTCAACACTGGTGAGTCAACTGATATTGATGTTAAGGAGGCTCTAATTAATGCCTTCAAGAGGCTTGATAATGACATCTCCTTGGAGGCACAAGTTGGTGATCCTAATTCCTTTCTCAACTACCTGGTGCTTCGAGTAGCATTTTCTGGAGCCACTGCTTGTGTGGCCCATGTGGATGGTGTTGACCTTCATGTGGCCAATACTGGCGATAGCAGAGCCATGCTGGGTGTGCAGGAAGAGGACGGCTCATGGTCAGCAGTCACGCTGTCTAATGACCACAATGCTCAAAATGAAAGAGAACTAGAACGGCTGAAATTGGAACATCCAAAGAGTGAGGCCAAGAGTGTCGTGAAACAGGATCGGCTGCTTGGCTTGCTGATGCCATTTAGGGCATTTGGAGATGTAAAGTTCAAATGGAGCATTGACCTTCAAAAGAGAGTGATAGAATCTGGCCCAGACCAGTTGAATGACAATGAATATACCAAGTTTATTCCTCCTAATTATCACACACCTCCTTATCTCACTGCTGAGCCAGAGGTAACTTACCACCGATTAAGGCCACAGGATAAGTTTCTGGTGTTGGCTACTGATGGGTTGTGGGAGACTATGCATAGGCAGGATGTGGTTAGGATTGTGGGTGAGTACCTAACTGGCATGCATCACCAACAGCCAATAGCTGTTGGTGGCTACAAGGTGACTCTGGGACAGATGCATGGCCTTTTAACAGAAAGGAGAACCAAAATGTCCTCGGTATTTGAGGATCAGAACGCAGCAACCCATCTCATTCGCCACGCTGTGGGCAACAACGAGTTTGGGACTGTTGATCATGAGCGCCTCTCTAAAATGCTTAGTCTTCCTGAAGAGCTTGCTCGAATGTACAGAGATGACATTACAATCATTGTAGTTCAGTTCAATTCTCATGTCGTAGGGGCATATCAAAACCAAGAATAG
- the PDP1 gene encoding pyruvate dehyrogenase phosphatase catalytic subunit 1 isoform X1, with protein sequence MSISALLSMGRCCCRCCCPRGLWMLSAPCCDDRRMCVCPGPRRIGIPVRSSSLPLFSDAMPAPTQLFFPLIRNCELSRIYGTACYCHHKHLCCSSSYIPQSRLRYTPHPAYATFCRPKENWWQYTQGRRYASTPQKFYLTPPQVNSILKANEYSFKVPEFDGKNVSSILGFDSNQLPANAPIEDRRSAATCLQTRGMLLGVFDGHAGCACSQAVSERLFYYIAVSLLPHETLLEIENAVESGRALLPILQWHKHPNDYFSKEASKLYFNSLRTYWQELIDLNTGESTDIDVKEALINAFKRLDNDISLEAQVGDPNSFLNYLVLRVAFSGATACVAHVDGVDLHVANTGDSRAMLGVQEEDGSWSAVTLSNDHNAQNERELERLKLEHPKSEAKSVVKQDRLLGLLMPFRAFGDVKFKWSIDLQKRVIESGPDQLNDNEYTKFIPPNYHTPPYLTAEPEVTYHRLRPQDKFLVLATDGLWETMHRQDVVRIVGEYLTGMHHQQPIAVGGYKVTLGQMHGLLTERRTKMSSVFEDQNAATHLIRHAVGNNEFGTVDHERLSKMLSLPEELARMYRDDITIIVVQFNSHVVGAYQNQE encoded by the coding sequence GAATCCCAGTCAGAAGTTCCAGCCTGCCACTGTTCTCTGATGCCATGCCAGCACCAACTCAACTGTTTTTTCCTCTCATCCGTAACTGTGAACTGAGCAGGATCTATGGCACTGCATGTTACTGCCACCACAAACATCTCTGTTGTTCCTCATCATACATACCTCAGAGTCGACTGAGATACACACCTCATCCAGCATATGCTACCTTTTGCAGGCCAAAGGAGAACTGGTGGCAGTACACCCAAGGAAGGAGATATGCTTCCACACCACAGAAATTTTACCTCACACCTCCACAAGTCAATAGCATCCTTAAAGCTAATGAATACAGTTTCAAAGTGCCAGAATTTGATGGCAAAAATGTCAGTTCTATCCTTGGATTTGACAGCAATCAGCTGCCTGCAAATGCACCCATTGAGGACCGGAGAAGTGCAGCAACCTGCTTGCAGACCAGAGGGATGCTTTTGGGGGTTTTTGATGGCCATGCAGGTTGTGCTTGTTCCCAGGCAGTCAGTGAAAGACTCTTTTATTATATTGCTGTCTCTTTGTTACCCCATGAGACTTTGCTAGAGATTGAAAATGCAGTGGAGAGTGGCCGGGCACTGCTACCCATTCTCCAGTGGCACAAGCACCCCAATGATTACTTTAGTAAGGAGGCATCCAAATTGTACTTTAACAGCTTGAGGACTTACTGGCAAGAGCTTATAGACCTCAACACTGGTGAGTCAACTGATATTGATGTTAAGGAGGCTCTAATTAATGCCTTCAAGAGGCTTGATAATGACATCTCCTTGGAGGCACAAGTTGGTGATCCTAATTCCTTTCTCAACTACCTGGTGCTTCGAGTAGCATTTTCTGGAGCCACTGCTTGTGTGGCCCATGTGGATGGTGTTGACCTTCATGTGGCCAATACTGGCGATAGCAGAGCCATGCTGGGTGTGCAGGAAGAGGACGGCTCATGGTCAGCAGTCACGCTGTCTAATGACCACAATGCTCAAAATGAAAGAGAACTAGAACGGCTGAAATTGGAACATCCAAAGAGTGAGGCCAAGAGTGTCGTGAAACAGGATCGGCTGCTTGGCTTGCTGATGCCATTTAGGGCATTTGGAGATGTAAAGTTCAAATGGAGCATTGACCTTCAAAAGAGAGTGATAGAATCTGGCCCAGACCAGTTGAATGACAATGAATATACCAAGTTTATTCCTCCTAATTATCACACACCTCCTTATCTCACTGCTGAGCCAGAGGTAACTTACCACCGATTAAGGCCACAGGATAAGTTTCTGGTGTTGGCTACTGATGGGTTGTGGGAGACTATGCATAGGCAGGATGTGGTTAGGATTGTGGGTGAGTACCTAACTGGCATGCATCACCAACAGCCAATAGCTGTTGGTGGCTACAAGGTGACTCTGGGACAGATGCATGGCCTTTTAACAGAAAGGAGAACCAAAATGTCCTCGGTATTTGAGGATCAGAACGCAGCAACCCATCTCATTCGCCACGCTGTGGGCAACAACGAGTTTGGGACTGTTGATCATGAGCGCCTCTCTAAAATGCTTAGTCTTCCTGAAGAGCTTGCTCGAATGTACAGAGATGACATTACAATCATTGTAGTTCAGTTCAATTCTCATGTCGTAGGGGCATATCAAAACCAAGAATAG